The nucleotide window CCGGGATGCAGATATGGACAAAGACAGCGAGTCAGGTGGTGAGGAAATCCTCAGACGCCAAATGCAGATACCTCATCTCCAGTTCACCATCCACAATGAGAATCTGTCTGAAGCTTTGACAGGTGAAGGCACTTACAGGATCACCACCAGTCCAAACGTTGGCTCCACCATCCTGATACGGTCTGCTAGCCTTGAGGAAATCCCACTGGCACGCCATCATATGCAGAAGGAGCTAAGGGGCACGGAGGCCATGATGGACCTCCACCACCAAGGGGGCGAGGCCGTCGAAGATTTAGATAATGAGATCATTCATCACTGGAGAACCAGCAACGAGAGGAACGTGGCTGTTGTGAGGCCATCAGAGGCAGATCTAGCCGGCCTGCAGTCAGCAGAGCGGATGCTCAACCACTTCATAGGTGGACCGCAGGCTGGAGTAGAGCAGGGGCAGGGCAGGGCCGAGGTGAACGTCTGGACAGACGAGGGGATAAAAGCAGAGCGAACAAAGCTGTGACAGAAACATGAAGGCGCTGTTCACTGTGTCAAAACATATAGTACTTTTAGCTATATATTTATTAGTAAAGTTCAATTAAGCTCTTTCTTTCACAGGTTCAGTGGTTCTGCCCCGCTAATTAACATGTGTTTGGATTCAACTTaaccttttaattaaaaatgttttagtaGTTTTCTGAGGAGCTCCCCCCACAGCTTTAGGACTTCCTTAAAGAGACTAAAAATGAGTGTTAAGAAACCAGAGGGTGAATGGAGGTGTATTCAGGCTTGCATCATTAAAGAAATAACATGTCATTTGAACACTAAAGCATGATAAAATGTTCCCTTAAAAATGCTAAATAGAAGATGTAACCCCCCATGTCCCCTTTAACTCTTTCGGGTTCCTCATTTGTTTctcaaaaaatatttaaaataaaagagaCAATTGTATTACAGCGTATAAATTCAACCCCTATTCATGACTGTACTTTTCTGTAACTTGAAAAATCCCTTTAGATTTAGTCATCTAATGgaaccttttatttttttagtatAATCATCGATATACGCATGTCGTTTCATGTCTTTAAGCTGTTTGCTTTTTGCATGTAACATTATGTAATCATAAATGATTTTCTTCTTTTGTAGGTAGCCTCAATTATGCATTGTTGaatgctatataaatatatatacttcaagtaatctaaaagaaaaagaaaatccagtGCTTTCTTGTTAATCCATTTGTTGTTGTCTTAGCGTGTACTAtataacaaaatgtaaacttataaatataaaataccTTTAAATATGTGTATATGCAAAACTTATTTCCTCAGGTTACATTCATTCaccttttaaaataaattcttGCAAATAAACAAATTGTACAAGCTTGTGTAAATGTCATCCATGTACCATGGTCAATGTAACATCTTATAAACAAAATGAAGTATCAATTAAACATAATGTCAGCTGTTTGCTTTATTTTTAATCAACTTTCTTTGGATAGTTTGTCTTGATAAATACATAGAAGGATAGAAGATGGACAGCAGAGTGCTGCAAGGATGATGTACTTTGTTGGCTAACTTAGTTTAGAACAACACTTGGCAGAAGTTAAAAGACCCCAATAGGCTATCAACAAACTAGACCatgatcacatgacttcacgtcatctccgctaagctaaagttgGCCACTTGTTTAGAAATCACATAACATTCTGCTTGTGGTTTGTAAAGGAAACTGGCATTGTACCGGGATCAGTTTCAGGGTGTCGAAAAGAGCTTCCTCATGCTGTCTCGATTCTGCTTGAAACTTCCCTAAATTTAGCAAAGAGTCATTAACATTTCATCATTGTTAAACATGTTTGCTTACCATTGACACTTCTTTTTTACTTTGAACTCTTAAGGATTCACAAATAACTATATGAAacaaataacattttaaaataaagtatGAATACAGGATACCATATAATATattgtcttttttttaatatgaaaTATGTAACATTAATAACAAATGAATTCCAGATCCATTtcaaattgtgtcatgatgCTATGTGTAATATTTATAGATATACTGTATATCCATCTTCCTGTCAGCTTGGATTTGTTTTGTCCTCCAtgtccctctgtgtgtgtgatgggtGCTGAGCAGACAATGgcctggattcagagacaagTTTAATTGGATAGGTAGGTATTAGTGGTAAGAAGCTCCCTGCATCAAGGTGCACCAAATCCAGTATGCCAAATCCACTGTGTGGTACACGGTGGTCAGTGGAGATAACTGGACTTTTTCAGCACTTTTTGGGGAGACATTAAAAGGTGAATTGTCATGCTGTGAAATATGTTTTATATTGGAGATGCACCACTTCTGAAGCTTTACAACGTTACTCTCCAAGGATTTGCTTTATAACATCTTACTTTTTTGGAGAAATCAATcagaaaactattttccatgtGTTCTTTGAGTTTATTTGTGTGTACTTAGTGTTGAACTTAGCTTTTCCAGCCTGCATCTGACCCCTCCTTCTTCCTCGCAGACAAAGCACCACATCATCGGCACTCGTTGCCTCGTCCCTGTCCTTCCCCTATTCCCCTGGTAAGACCCGAATTCCCAGGCTGCAGCCATGGTGGTGATGAAGATGAAGTTCCCTTTTCAGAAAAGGGTGAAGCTAGCCCAGGGACTGTGGCTCCTCTCCTGGTGTGCCACAGTGGCCGGGGCCATCACCTTCACCCTGGGCTGCATCCTCAAGACGGAGCTCCGCAGGAGGGCAGAGGTAATCAAGTTTTACATTTAAAGACTATAATTCTAAAGGGAGTTATCAACCAAATACAAAAATCAGTAGAGTAATTACTTATGGTTTATTTGTTAAAGTTATCACAAGTAATCCCACTTTGTTACTGATATTCGGGGGGAAAACGACACGCCAAGTTGGTCTGATTATATTTTTGACAGAGAACACAGATAACCAGATAAAGTTATTCAGTACATACTGTATCTACAGTGAGGAACAGCAGTTTTGTGATGCAGTGACTAATTTGCCGATTTTCATGAATAACCTCAAGATACCCTCTGTGCCTGTCTTACCTTTAAACTGTTACAATTTAAAACATGACATTGCGTAAAAGTGTCTTATGGGATACATTCAATATAATATACTGTCCAAGAAATGTCCTTGATGGAGACTAACAAGTGGTAAAAACACCTGTGACCCACTTTGGATTCTGACTCATAATTTGAAAGCTGGCTTTGTCACTCTCAGTCAGCCTAACGCCTACTCCTGAATGCTGTAATCCTAATTTTGTATTAATAACAAACCTACATAGTTTTGTTTAGCTTATTGCTAATATTAATTATTTGCAGCCTCAAAAACATAATCTTTGCACAACTatgcatttgttttgttttttgcattTTCTGCCCCAAAATAATTATTCTAAATCATAAGAATTTATCGTCAAGAAAGGGACTTTTTGATCTTCTCTGATTGATGTATGCTTTGAAAAGCTGATGGCTGTCTGTTTGCATGATTGTGTAAGTGTGGGTAAATGAATAAATTACAGAATCCATGAAGCTTATATCATTGTTCTTATATTACAATGTATATTGCAATGCATTGTAGTTTACACTTAATTTTATCTTATGATTTGTAGTAAAGATGATTAGTAAGAATGAGGATAAGAGAAGTCTGAATATTTTTAAAATGACATACAAAAGCTTTAGTTGTAAAGACAAATATGTCTCAAGTCTGGTAGAacttttgtgttttatagttgtATTTTAGGGGACATTCTTGGGAATTTCAGGCAAATAGCATCCATTATCTCTATCAGGTTCTAGTTTGAAACACCAGCACGTTTTCATAGCTTCGTATAAAGACTCTGTTTAATTCTTAGTAAGGCTGATGTTTTCTTACAGCAAACAAATGAAAtatttgttgttatcattattGTCTCACTTATTTACAGGTTATGGATAACTCAGACGTACATGTTGTGCCCAACACTCTCATGATTGTTGGTCTGGCCTCTTTGGGTATCAACATCTTTGCTTCAAAGATCTGTCAGGATGCTCTGGACGCCGAGAGATTTCCTCGCTGGAAGAACATGCTAAAGCCATATTTTGCCGTCTCTTGCTTCTTCACTGTCCTCATGCTGCTTGCTGTCATCATGAGCTATGCAATGAAGGGCAGTCTGGAGTCATCTCTGAAGGTCGGCCTGAAGAATGGCATCCGCTTCTACAAGGATACAGACACCCCGGGCCGCTGCTTCCAGAAACAGAACATCGACCGCCTGCAGATGGAGTTTCAGTGTTGTGGAAACAATGACTTCAGGGACTGGTTTGAGGTCCAGTGGATCAGCAACCGCTACCTTGATTTCAGCTCTAAGGAAGTGAAAGAGTAAGTTTAGCAGGTTATTATATAGTGCTGCACAGTTGTAGGCCAACCCGGAAGTCAGCATTACACTGTTTGTCTTGACAAAAAAACAATGGGATTTTTcttttattggagaaaataagCTATGAGGCAGACACATGTTTAGGAGATTATTTTCTCAAATGAAAATGTTTTCATTTGGTAAATGCCCGAAGTAAAAAGCATTAGCCTAAAAACATACACAATATAATAGAATTGGGAGTGATGAAACCCCTCTTTAATGGTTACACATGCagagcagcacacacagtgacatttgttctTTGCTTTTAACCCTTCCTAGAACCAGGAGTATAGTACTAGGAGCACTAGGCATTAGGTGAGGTTCCCTGTCTGTCCAAATTAAATGTGAAAATCACTTAAACTTGTGTTgagcacagaccttatttcaggcatccAACCAagaaaagaaacacaaacaatgAAAAAAATGTCTTCGTGACAATGGAACCAGAAGTGcaaaaatgctgactcatgctTGGGTTTTACAACTCTTATAGAGTTCGGTTTAATGGCTTTACCATTTGTGGACGTTTATCGAAAAACAATATGTTAGattactgtaggcctactgtatataTGAGCTCTGAAAAACCACCATTTTTTTCCCTTAGCCGCATCAAGAGCAACGTGGATGGTCGTTACTTGCTGGATGGAGTCCCATTCAGTTGCTGTAACCCCAGCTCTCCACGGCCATGCATCCAGTATCAACTGACAAACAACTCAGCTCACTTCAACTATGAATACCAAACGGAGGAACTCAACCTGTACCTCCGAGGCTGCAGAGAGGCCCTGGTCAGCTACTTCATGGGCTTGATGAACACCATTGGGGCTGGAGTACTGTCAGTCTTCCTCTTGCAGGTATACGACACAATAATTACAGTGGTTTCACAAGGATTTCAGGCAAACTTTGGGGTGAGCCTTTCAATTTGGAGTATCGTTGAGGAATACAACTGATTCCTAGGCATTGGTACAGCAACCAAGTTGTTTTAAAATCAGTATGCAACATTGTTTTACGTTTTTAATATCACTCTTGTTGGATAGTAAACCTCAATttattcctcacttattcttaGGGTCTGATGTTTACCGGTACATCTATGTATATCCATCAATTACCACTGCAATTTGGATCCTTGATGATGCTCTCTAATGGAAGCTGCTTGACAACTCTTTCCCCCCATTTCTTCCCCTTCCTCACTCCCAGGGCTCTGTGCTGGTGAGCTTGCGGTTCCTGCAGACGGCCATGGAGGCAGTGGCAGGGAATGAAAACACAGAGATTGAGACAGAAGGGTACTTGCTGGAGAAATCAGTGAAAGACACTGTGATGGAGTTCATTGAACCTGTGatgcagttcttcctgtttaAAAACCAGGTGGGGGAGGGCTCTTCTGAAGCCCCAGCTGACCCCTAAACCACACAGGAAACCCACTTGTGAATATGTTTTCACACTGAGAGTGCAACAAATGAATGCTAATTGttgacttaaatatatataaaaataattattcatAAGAATTGCACatataaaaagaaaacattCCTTATTGTAACCACATACTGTATATCATCAGAAAAGATACCCAACCACAAAACGTTTTTCAAGATGCATATCTCTGCCTTTCTTCTCCCTGTTAGTGAAAGCAATAGGATTATGAAGATTGATATAATCAATGTCAGTAATCCATCTAAAGCCATTAAGTGTGTCCCCTGTTAGGAAACCTTGCTAAAGCCTTTGATCCCATTTGTTAATACTCAACTTGCTGCCCTTGCAGTTGGACTCCTGCGTCAGGTGAATTTAGGATGGACAGTTAACTGTGCCCCTGCCCCTGCGTTTGCTTATGAAAATCTAAGAACAGGAACAAATATAATATTGAGATCTTACTTTTCAAATTTGGATGAGAAGTTTGTGTTCTACACTCATGTCCCTGGGCAGTTCATTTAATATAAAAGGTAATTTtacttctctctctttattaccagAAACAACAGAAACAATTTGTAATATCAACCCATGTAAATAGCTTAAATAAAGattattttaaaaacatgaCTGTCTTGAATGATTTTCTGGAGACATGCATACCTTAGTCTTCTACCCAAGTAGTCAATCCTATTCAGGTATACTATCACATACAGGCTAAAACATCATAACAGGCTAAAACATAACACAATCCCCTGCATACTAGCATTGTGATGAAAGTTATGTATGACTAATGGAATGAGGCAtggcatggccatttccactgatcataattccattgttgagatcTACTAGAAAAgatgtgagcccagtgtgctccgattggtcgggaccagtcgggacgttgtgaatcgcgctaagctccgtggaggtgtgatttccttgtttagtgatacacagcgaaacacagccgaactcatcctgagcacacacaaagtcacagccgaagtaaaaacaataagtgtggcttgatattgagtaagaaaaaggttgataaacgctgtgagaatgggtctgcagagagaatttcgctgcgatcccaactgtctgttatcagcctgcagccagggaggagaaatcagctgagctgcctgcactgagtgtgtgaggaagtccgtggattggtcaatttggactaatcagcgggggcttaacgtaacggctccgcggacgtaacttAACGGATCCCTCATCTGTTAATAATTATAGGCCAATTTCAAAAGTATGTGTTGTAGCGAAGGTCCTCGAAAAGCTTCTCAGTGAACAACTTACATTATACTTGGACACAAATGATATTTTGTCAGAACACCAATCCGGTTTTAGAAAACAACACAGCACAACAACTTCTGCTATTAAAGTGGTGAACAACATAATTGAGGCATATGATTGGACTGTAAAAAgtattgtgcagctctatttattgatttGTCAAAGGCATTTGACACAGTTGATCATATCATCCTGACGGAAAGACTTCACAGTATCGGCTTATCTAGGCATACTGTAGGTtggtttttaaattatttatcaGCGAGAACCCAATGCGTCCAATTTTCTGGGTCCTTTTCTTCCTTCCTCCCGATAGCAAAGGGTGTGCCACAAGGTTCCATATTAGGACCCATTCTTTTTACCATATATGTAAATAATCTATGTAATAATTTAGCAAATGCTTCTTACCATTTTTATGCAGATGACACTGTTATTTATTGTTCCTCCGCTTCTATAGAGCAAAGTCTAGATTTCCTCCAGTCTGCCTTTGATGTCATACAAACCCATTTATATCAACTAAAGTTGGTATTAAATGCTGAAAAATCCAAAGTACTGATATTTTCGAATGGCAAAAAGTTACCATCTATTCTACCCAATATTTGTACTGCACAAGGGACTGACATTGAGAGGGTCACTACTTACAAATATCTGGAATTTCTTATTGAACAGAACTTGTCTTTCAAGTTACACACGGAAAATGTTGTTTCAAAGCTAAAAATAAAattaggtttcttttacaggaATAAATCCTGTTTCTCTCTTCAGACAAGGAAACATCTGATATCTGCAACGTTTTTACCTGTATTAGATTATGGTGACCTGCTATACATGAATGCCTCTGACCAATGCCTAAAGAGCTTGGATACTGTGTACCATTGTGCCTTACGATTTATCACTGGATGTGGATATCGAGTACGCCATTGCACTTTATATGCTGCTGCTAATTGGCCATATTTGTCTGCTCGCAGACTTTCCCATTGGTtgggttttatttataaatctcTGCTTGGGTTGGTTCCCTCCTACATTTGTACATATATGTGTCAAAGAGAAAGTCCATATGGCCTGCGCTCTCAAGATTTTATTCAGATGCTGGTTCCTACAGTGAGAACAAAACTGGGAAAAACAGCTTTTAGATATGCTGCCCCCACAGCTTGGAACAATGTACAGAAGGAGCTGAAACTCTCAGATTTAGTCACTATGGGGGAATTCAGGTCCATCTTAAAGGACAGAGAACACGACACCATTGGTCGATATCctgaaatcgttttaaatgttgccagtttttgaatgattttaatagtttgttttacttcgcatattgactggctaatgtgccattttatttgtgttttacagctgtatttgtctgcctttcatgtctgtgttttatatgttgtaactttgtacatgctgcccttcttggccaggtcactcttggaaaagagattttaatctcaatgagtttttttacctggttaaataaaggatatatataaacggctccacggattggtccatttcgttccggggacgacacgacatcatgatgtacccggaagaatcaaatggacagtgacgtatctccaaggaggcgttttggggaggtattttctgttttagagttctcattcataacactccgttcgatgtctcactatgggatgcgcctcatcgcggagcaaacagaagcatcaatctcattacgccaatcctgattggctggtgatcttgagacatttaaaaaatatatgtcatatgtatttattgctacatacacattatatcgcagttttagtttcaccaactccgtttctaatatgcaataagactaaaacatgcgtctatgatgtattttcgagctttccaatccagatgagatctctctgtcccgtctatgtgcgagggggcgccccgtttgtaaaggtctcctgactgtgttacagactgtcatcctgtTAGTGggtactctgggttctgtcttcaggacacagtgttggattttttttgataattggatgggacttgattggattcaatattagagtaattttctcgtttgtgtgtttgtttaaatatatttggcctttgtttatgtgattgaatgatttactaaaataaaaaggttgatgaattatcatctaatgatttgtatgatgttttatttatgttaaaggtcactttgaatgattttaactaatgataatgtagaaaaaaaggggaaaaaaatcgggacggtccacattaatttcgggacggttccgggaggatggggaaaaaagttagtcgagagccctgccagacacatggcagcaacgttccctctgcttcattcatttctcctgttcaacaggttAGTAGTGTGGACACCGATTATGTCATATTTCGATCTAAGAAGTGTGTTTGAAACTGTTTTATGTGTAGTTTAATGTCATTCTGTGAGTTACGCCACTAGCGTGTGGCTAATGCTAATGGCGTCCGCTAGCTTCTTTAGCACAGGCTGTTGCCCCCTGAATAATGAAACATGTTACCATGTGTATGACTCCCGTGCACTAGTCTGGCTTACATTTAAAGTTTATTCTGTTTGTATAAATATGTGAAATGCTGGTCTGAGGTCATAATTGTTCATATTATTTAAATGCTAAAGCGCTAATGCTATGCTAATAGTGTGCCTGTACAACATAGCCATGTTAAAGTGACTACAGTCAACCGGAGGGTGTGTTATCTGTAATCGCTGTAGGCtattatatactgtaaatgaaaaaggcttTAATCCTTCATGAAAGTCATAATATGGCATGTGGATTTATGTCCATTTTTGATTAGAGACAAATATGTCATACGGTTATTTTGATTTGCTAAATGTATGTTTACATTCTCAGTTAGCGTCAGGCCTCACTGAGGCGAAGTATTGAGGTAGAaagctggtgaagccatttcctGCTGTCATTATATTCTGTTTGCACAGATAATAAACCTGGTTGGCACGAAGGAAGTCGTTTTCATTCGACACAACGCAGAGATACATGTGGCGTCAATCCAGACCGGTTACACAAAGAATGATTAGATAAATAGAAAAAACAGATATAATTTGTAAGTGAATTTATTAATTTGTTTAATACATTCTGGCTAGAACGACCACACAGacggcagcaactttccctctgcttcattcttttctcctgatcaacaggcttattatctgcttaccagctctgcacagcggacttgtaacactagcagcagtggagatggagcatcagaacctggaggCTTCGACTCtcctgaagaagaagaatacagcaacaaggatccatttgaagataggtaaatgtaaatattacagtaatagtgtacttgcattgtgtgggtgtaaaggtgtaactttggtttgagaagtggggggggggggggacagaacAGGGGgcaatgaaacattttctcaatttaattccatttcctgcctttctacaaatatattagggactatagtgttaacaaatccaagacaaatgtgtagtgtatataatgagtgtgcacacttatctagtatcctatccatgtgaacctgttttatttgtgatgacctcacatcctctagggggggtactagtatatatatttcaatcatcaaaatccattagaatatgctcacaagcaataacacatatttgatcaactcctctctcctatctttatcttacctagtctgcattctttctttttatttatgcatattttactaatcactcccctttcaaattgtgttttttattttgtactgacCTATTGCACACAGTGGAATGATTTATTAACTAATTTTATATACAACTAATATTACATAGATGGAAATGATGACCAAATCTCCCTGAGCTGAcgttatctctctcagtcccacaggagagagctctccctctccttattgTTGAAACGGCTTCtaattagggttgccagaaactgaccatgatcaaaatcgattattcggcagccctggcgaataataatcgattattcatctttagtcgcacgtgtgagggagagggggggtggggtcggtgtgtagcgtgctgcagcagcagtctgctctgcacgcaggcttcctccaagtttacagtaaaacaaactggtggtgtgaccaatggccatttacaattattaatactatt belongs to Pseudochaenichthys georgianus chromosome 14, fPseGeo1.2, whole genome shotgun sequence and includes:
- the rom1a gene encoding rod outer segment membrane protein 1a, with the translated sequence MVVMKMKFPFQKRVKLAQGLWLLSWCATVAGAITFTLGCILKTELRRRAEVMDNSDVHVVPNTLMIVGLASLGINIFASKICQDALDAERFPRWKNMLKPYFAVSCFFTVLMLLAVIMSYAMKGSLESSLKVGLKNGIRFYKDTDTPGRCFQKQNIDRLQMEFQCCGNNDFRDWFEVQWISNRYLDFSSKEVKDRIKSNVDGRYLLDGVPFSCCNPSSPRPCIQYQLTNNSAHFNYEYQTEELNLYLRGCREALVSYFMGLMNTIGAGVLSVFLLQGSVLVSLRFLQTAMEAVAGNENTEIETEGYLLEKSVKDTVMEFIEPVMQFFLFKNQVGEGSSEAPADP